TGAACTTGCAATCCCTGATGATTCCGTTCTCATCGATGTTGAGGAAGATCCTCATTATGTCCCCGCACTTCGCGTTTCCGACCGTTCCCACTCCCGAGGGATTCTCGATCTCCCCGACATTCCTGGGGTTGGTGAAGTGGTCGATCACCTTGTCGCTGTATTCTCCGTCGTACATGTTCACTCCCTCTGTTTTCTGATAAAATCGTCATATAGCGGAGAGATGGCCCTCATGCTCTCTACCGTCTGCTTCAGACAGTCGGCCGCATAGTCTATCTGCTCCATGGTGGTGCCCTCCGGTATCGATACCCTGATGGAACCGTGGGCTATCTCGTGCGGAAGTCCGATCCCCAACAGCACATGGGAAGGGTCGAGCGATCCTGATGCGCATGCGGATCCTGTTGAGATGAAAACGCCTTTCATGCCCAGGCTCATCAGCATGGACTCCCCCTCGATGAACTCGAAGCTGAAGTCCGCGTTGCTTGGAAGCCTCTTGTCCCTTGAACCGTTGAGCCTGGAATACGGAATCTCGGTAAGGACACGGTCGATGAGATGGTCGCGGAGTTCCGTGAGCTTTGTCGCGTTGTCGGCCATTTCCCTACATGAGATCTCGGCTGCGACTCCCATCCCGACTATGCCGGGAACGTTCGTCGTACCTGCCCTGCGGCCTTCTTCCTGCTCCCCTCCATGCATGAAAGGAGGCAGTCTGATCCCCTTCTTCACGTAAAGGAAGCCGACACCTTTGGGTGCACCGAACTTGTGGCCGCTGGCACTCATCATATCAATATCCATGGACTTGACATCGAGCGGGATGTGTCCGAATGCCTGCACCGCATCCGTATGGAACAGGATGCCCTTCTCATGCGCGAGTTTCCCTATCTTCGCGATAGGCTGTATGGAACCGATCTCATTGTTCGCTGTCATCACCGAGATCAGAACTGTATCCGGTCTGATGGCCTTCTCCAGCTCATCCATTCTGATGATTCCATCGGAATCCACCCCGACTCTCGTCACCTCGAATCCCCTCTTCTCCAGATAGTAGGAGGTCTCCAGGATCGCATGGTGCTCTATGGTGGAGATTATCAGATGCTTTCCCTTCTTCTCCAGCATCTCCATTCCGGAGATTAGAGCCCAGTTGTCCGATTCGGTACCGCCTGAAGTGAAGAATATCTCCGACGGGTCCGCATTGATGCATGACGCTATCTGCTCCCTGGCCTTCTTCACCGCCGCCCTGGGGTTCCTTGACATCGCGTGGATGCTGGACGGATTCGCGTATTCGTCCATGAAATACGGGAGCATGGCATCCAGTGCCTCTTTCTTCATGCGTGCGGTCGCTGCATTATCAAGATATACGTTCTGCATAACTGTCATCCTCTGATCTTTCCGGCTTTGCCGATGTCGTAAGGCGTGAGCTGATAGACATAATAGTTCAGCCAATTGGTGAAAATCAATGTGGAATAGCTCCTCCAGCTCAGGATAGGGTCGAACTGGGGATCGTCACCCGGATAGTAGTTCACCGGGAAGGCCGGGGTTATTCCTTTTGCGACATCCCTCTGATATTCGTTGGCCAGAGTGTTGAGGTCGTATTCCATGTGCCCCGTGATGTAGATCTCCGCGTTGTCGGAGATCACGACAGCCACATCCCTGTTGTCGTCGATGGCTGCGATGTGGAGCTTCGGGCAGGCGAGGATATCGTCCGCTAGGACGGTGGCGTATCTGGACTGAGGCACTCTGAAGATGTCGTCGATCCCTCTCATGAGAGGCTCGCTGGGCATCGTGTTCCTATATCCGAAGATACCCGCCTTCTTGGCAGGAAGGGATTGCTTCCCGATGCCGTAGTTGTGGTAGAGCCCGGCAAGTGACGCCCAGCAGATGTAGATGGTGGTGGTCACGTGCGTCTTGGACCAATCCATGATAGCACAGAGCTCATCCCAGTAGTCCACCTCCTCGAACTCGATGTCCTCCAGCGGGGCCCCGGTGATGATCAGACCGTCCAGATTGCCTTCCTTGATGTCATCGAATGTCCTGTAGAACCTCTCCAGGTATTCGTGGGAGGTGTTCTTGGAATCATGTGTCGCCGGGATCAGCAAGGTGATGTCTATCTGGAGAGGGGTGTTGCTGAGTAGCCTCATGAGCTGAATCTCGGTTTCCACCTTCGTAGGCATAAGATTCAATATTCCTATCTTAAGAGGCCTGATATCCTGACTTAGAGCCCTCGTCTCCTTCATCACGAATATGTTCTCATCCTCCAGGGCCTTGAAGGCCGGGAGTCCGTCTGGTATGTTGATCGGCATCTGCTCCACCTATCCACCTCAACCCAAACTGCGTATTTAGTAATTCCTACCAATTTAATAGGTAGGTTTTTATCCAACATTCTTGTTATAGCCTTTGGTGAACCAATGACAACACCGAATGGATACAAACTCGAGACACTGCAGGTACATGCTGGTCAGGAGGAGGCCGATCCTGCGACCGACTCCCGCGCTGTACCCATCTATATGACCACATCCTACGTATTCAAGGACTCGGCGACTGCGGCAGGACGCTTCGCACTCACCGAACCCGGTAACATCTACACAAGGCTCATGAACCCCACCTCTTCCGTACTGGAGGAGAGAATTGCAGCTTTGGAAGGAGGAGTGGCGGCTCTGGCGACATCGTCAGGCTCTTCGGCCATAACGTATGCCATACAGAACATAGCCTTGGCAGGCGACCATGTCGTCGCGTCTACCAACCTCTATGGGGGTACATTCAATCTATTGGCCAACACGCTCAGGGAACAGGGCATCGAGACCACTTTCGTCGACCCTTCCGATCCCGAGAACTTCAGGAAAGCGATCAAGAAGAACACCAAGCTGCTGTACACCGAGGTGCTGGGGAACCCCAACTCCGATGTCGCCGATATCGATGCGATCTCCAAGATAGCGCATGGGAACGGGATCCCTCTGATCGTCGACAGCACGTTCAGCCCTCCTTCGGTCTTCAGGCCGATAGAGCACGGAGCGGACATCGTGGTGCACTCCGCGACCAAATTCATCGGCGGTCACGGTGTGGCGATGGGAGGTGTGATAGTCGACAGCGGCAACTTCGACTGGGCACAGAACGACAAGTTCCCGACTCTCTCCAAACCGAATCCGTCCTACCACGGAGTGGTGTTCACGGAAGCCGTCGGCAAGGCTGCATTCGTCGTGAAGATCCGCACCACCCTCATGAGGGACCAGGGAGCCGCCATCTCACCGTTCAACTCTTTCCTCCTGCTGTTGGGATTGGAGACGCTGTCCCTCCGTACGGACCGTCACATCGAGAACGCGCTGAAGGTGGTGGAATTCCTCAAGAACCATCCTCAGGTGGAGAAGGTCAACCATCCCTCTTTGGAGACTGGAAAGAAGAAGGAGCTCTACGACAGGTACTTCCCCAAAGGAGCGGGATCTATCTTCACCTTCGAGATCAAAGGGGATGCGGACACGGCGAAGAAATTCACAGAATCGCTGAAGCTTTTCTCCCTCCTGGCCAACGTGGCGGACGTAAAATCCCTGGTGATACACCCCGCATCCACGACGCATTCGCAGCTGGACGAGAAGGATCTGCTGGCATGCGGGATCAAACCGACGACCATACGCCTGTCGATCGGAACGGAGCACATAGACGATATCATAAACGACCTCAAACAAGGATTCGAAGCAGTCAAAGAGTGAGATACATGTTGTACACATCGATAGATCAAACGATCGGAGGAACTCCCCTGGTGGAGCTCAAAAGGATAAAACAGGAGCTGGGGCTGAAGGCCAACATCTACGGTAAGATAGAGTTCTTCAACCCGGCCGGTTCCGTCAAGGACAGGATCGCGAAGGCGATGATCGACGAACTGGAGAAGCAGGGTAAGATAAACAAGGACACTGTCCTCATCGAACCGACCTCCGGGAACACCGGTATCGCCCTGGCATCGATAGCGACCGCCCGCGGCTACAAGATCAAACTGGTCATGCCCGAGACCATGTCCATCGAGCGCCGCAAGCTCATCCAGGCTTACGGGGCAGAACTGGTCCTTACAGAGGGGGCCAAGGGAATGAAGGGAGCAGTTGCGAAAGCCGAGGAGCTGGTGAAGGAGATCCCCAACTCTGTGATACCCGGACAGTTCGTGAATCCTGCCAACCCCGAGATCCACTTCAAGACGACCGGCCCGGAGATCTACAAGGATCTGGACGGGAAGGTCGACATCCTGGTGGCCGGAGTCGGTACCGGAGGTACAATCTCGGGAACAGGGAAGTATCTGAAATCCAAGAACCCGAACGTGAAGGTCGTGGCTGTGGAGCCCAAGGGATCACCTCTCCTCTCCGAGGGCAAGACCGGGCCTCACAAGATACAGGGAATCGGTGCGGGATTCGTCCCCGACACCCTCGATACCGGGATCTACGACCAGGTCATCGCCGTAGAGGATAACGATGCATTCATAAACGGTAGACTCATTGGAAAGACCGAGGGCATCCTCGTAGGGATCTCCGCCGGAGCGGCATTGGCTGCGGCCATCCAGCTGGCGAAGGATCCCGCCAACGAGGGCAAGAACATCGTCGCGATATTCGCCGACACGGGCGAGAGGTATCTGTCCACAGCACTGTTCGAGGCATGAAATGAGTTATCTGGTATCCACAAAGGGAAGGTACGCGTTGCGCGTGATGCTTGACATGGCCGAGCAGGGCGAGGGCGCCACCGTCCCTTTGAAGGATATCGCCGAGAGACAGGAACTGTCCCTCAAGTACCTGGAATCCATAATGCCGAACCTAAAGGAATCCGGTCTGGTGACCGGTGTGGCAGGCAAGGGCGGCGGTTACAAGCTGTCCAAGCCTGCCGACCAGTATACGGTCGGCGAGATCCTCAGGGTATCCGAGGACCAGATGGCCCCTGTGGCATGCCT
The nucleotide sequence above comes from Methanomassiliicoccales archaeon LGM-RCC1. Encoded proteins:
- the nifS gene encoding cysteine desulfurase NifS, which gives rise to MQNVYLDNAATARMKKEALDAMLPYFMDEYANPSSIHAMSRNPRAAVKKAREQIASCINADPSEIFFTSGGTESDNWALISGMEMLEKKGKHLIISTIEHHAILETSYYLEKRGFEVTRVGVDSDGIIRMDELEKAIRPDTVLISVMTANNEIGSIQPIAKIGKLAHEKGILFHTDAVQAFGHIPLDVKSMDIDMMSASGHKFGAPKGVGFLYVKKGIRLPPFMHGGEQEEGRRAGTTNVPGIVGMGVAAEISCREMADNATKLTELRDHLIDRVLTEIPYSRLNGSRDKRLPSNADFSFEFIEGESMLMSLGMKGVFISTGSACASGSLDPSHVLLGIGLPHEIAHGSIRVSIPEGTTMEQIDYAADCLKQTVESMRAISPLYDDFIRKQRE
- the metA gene encoding homoserine O-succinyltransferase, producing the protein MPINIPDGLPAFKALEDENIFVMKETRALSQDIRPLKIGILNLMPTKVETEIQLMRLLSNTPLQIDITLLIPATHDSKNTSHEYLERFYRTFDDIKEGNLDGLIITGAPLEDIEFEEVDYWDELCAIMDWSKTHVTTTIYICWASLAGLYHNYGIGKQSLPAKKAGIFGYRNTMPSEPLMRGIDDIFRVPQSRYATVLADDILACPKLHIAAIDDNRDVAVVISDNAEIYITGHMEYDLNTLANEYQRDVAKGITPAFPVNYYPGDDPQFDPILSWRSYSTLIFTNWLNYYVYQLTPYDIGKAGKIRG
- a CDS encoding O-acetylhomoserine aminocarboxypropyltransferase/cysteine synthase, whose translation is MTTPNGYKLETLQVHAGQEEADPATDSRAVPIYMTTSYVFKDSATAAGRFALTEPGNIYTRLMNPTSSVLEERIAALEGGVAALATSSGSSAITYAIQNIALAGDHVVASTNLYGGTFNLLANTLREQGIETTFVDPSDPENFRKAIKKNTKLLYTEVLGNPNSDVADIDAISKIAHGNGIPLIVDSTFSPPSVFRPIEHGADIVVHSATKFIGGHGVAMGGVIVDSGNFDWAQNDKFPTLSKPNPSYHGVVFTEAVGKAAFVVKIRTTLMRDQGAAISPFNSFLLLLGLETLSLRTDRHIENALKVVEFLKNHPQVEKVNHPSLETGKKKELYDRYFPKGAGSIFTFEIKGDADTAKKFTESLKLFSLLANVADVKSLVIHPASTTHSQLDEKDLLACGIKPTTIRLSIGTEHIDDIINDLKQGFEAVKE
- the cysK gene encoding cysteine synthase A encodes the protein MLYTSIDQTIGGTPLVELKRIKQELGLKANIYGKIEFFNPAGSVKDRIAKAMIDELEKQGKINKDTVLIEPTSGNTGIALASIATARGYKIKLVMPETMSIERRKLIQAYGAELVLTEGAKGMKGAVAKAEELVKEIPNSVIPGQFVNPANPEIHFKTTGPEIYKDLDGKVDILVAGVGTGGTISGTGKYLKSKNPNVKVVAVEPKGSPLLSEGKTGPHKIQGIGAGFVPDTLDTGIYDQVIAVEDNDAFINGRLIGKTEGILVGISAGAALAAAIQLAKDPANEGKNIVAIFADTGERYLSTALFEA
- a CDS encoding RrF2 family transcriptional regulator yields the protein MSYLVSTKGRYALRVMLDMAEQGEGATVPLKDIAERQELSLKYLESIMPNLKESGLVTGVAGKGGGYKLSKPADQYTVGEILRVSEDQMAPVACLTGGFVCPKADTCKTLPMWKKLDDIMSDYLDTVKLTDLM